One window of the Actinomyces wuliandei genome contains the following:
- a CDS encoding creatininase → MTDEHSITRLDAFTYRQVLAEEDPVVLIPVGAMEQHGPHMPISVDVLLSTRITELVAEELGTALVAPAVTTGYKSQQRSGGGNHIIGSFGFDASTVVSVCQTLVRELARHGARRIAFVNGHYENYQFIYEGVDLALRELGGNRAGVQVMMLSYWDYVTDDVISRLYPDGFPGWDVEHGGVMETSLMLEYFPDLVAMDRVMDLPAAQLPLYDLLPVDPDLTPESGCLSSGRQASAEKGKVLASSIVPGIVQAVRDRLEV, encoded by the coding sequence ATGACTGACGAGCACAGCATCACACGGCTGGACGCCTTCACCTACCGCCAGGTCCTGGCTGAGGAGGACCCCGTGGTCCTCATTCCTGTCGGGGCCATGGAGCAGCACGGACCGCACATGCCGATCAGCGTCGACGTCCTCTTGTCCACCAGGATCACCGAGCTCGTGGCTGAGGAGCTCGGGACCGCCCTGGTCGCTCCTGCTGTCACCACTGGCTACAAGTCCCAGCAGCGCTCGGGGGGCGGCAACCACATCATCGGCTCCTTCGGGTTCGACGCCAGCACGGTCGTCTCGGTGTGCCAGACCCTGGTGCGTGAGCTGGCACGCCACGGCGCGCGGCGCATCGCCTTTGTCAACGGGCATTACGAGAACTACCAGTTCATCTACGAGGGCGTCGACCTGGCGCTTCGCGAGCTCGGCGGGAACCGGGCCGGGGTCCAGGTCATGATGCTGTCCTACTGGGACTACGTCACCGACGATGTCATCTCGCGCCTTTACCCGGACGGCTTTCCTGGCTGGGACGTCGAGCACGGGGGCGTCATGGAGACCTCGCTCATGCTGGAGTACTTCCCCGACCTGGTCGCCATGGACCGGGTCATGGACCTTCCGGCCGCCCAGCTGCCCCTGTACGACCTGCTGCCCGTGGACCCGGACCTGACCCCCGAGTCCGGCTGCCTGTCGTCCGGACGACAGGCCAGCGCCGAGAAGGGCAAGGTGCTCGCCTCCTCTATCGTGCCGGGTATCGTCCAGGCTGTCCGAGACCGGCTGGAAGTGTAG
- a CDS encoding BCCT family transporter, with the protein MGTSPSHHATDHRDDTSAAAKPSSPSSLTAVPRRRREDWAVKTGSLLLVSLVIILTVVYSDAAASVISSFRTVVTNGFTWYFVVLATLALLFCIYMATGRRGAIVLGGRGARPEYGRFAWYSMLFACGQGIGLIFWSVAEPLLLRSDNPLSDVVGTDDTDGALIWTYFHWAVHGWAIYCVVALCLALSFHNRGSFMTFRDAVTDMFPERARSVVGVVVETIVILATVFGLSTSFAFAAMQLSSGIGQTFGTVPGPAVRTVVVVVIGLLAALSVYLGVEKGMRRVSEVNSVLSIVLMAGVLVAGPTVYLLSVLPQTTGQYLWSMWWMGTWTDAASAATTLESWDSSWNGTWTVFIWCWCWAFSTFVGSFIARISRGRSLREFVVGVLGVPSLVCVVWIGLLGGAALYYDDAGQGAVSRATQQDTSLGLFVMLGEIPHRPVALALLLIATTLVGTYYLTSLDSGIHALSGFVSSTAQPSRLFRVALVAGIAGIAFLLLTIGGETVVGTVQTGTIIGALPYTVVALLMMANTFRHILRETLAGEQT; encoded by the coding sequence ATGGGCACTTCCCCCTCTCACCACGCCACCGACCACCGCGACGACACCTCCGCCGCTGCCAAGCCCTCATCGCCCTCATCCCTGACAGCGGTTCCGCGTCGGCGCCGTGAGGACTGGGCGGTCAAGACGGGCAGCCTGCTGCTCGTCAGCCTGGTCATCATCCTCACCGTGGTGTACAGCGATGCCGCAGCCAGTGTCATCAGCTCCTTCAGGACCGTAGTCACCAACGGCTTTACCTGGTACTTCGTGGTTCTGGCCACGCTTGCGCTCCTCTTCTGCATCTACATGGCCACAGGGCGGCGTGGAGCCATTGTCCTGGGTGGCCGGGGCGCCAGGCCAGAGTACGGCCGATTTGCCTGGTACTCCATGCTCTTCGCCTGCGGGCAGGGAATCGGTCTCATCTTCTGGTCCGTCGCCGAGCCTCTCCTGCTCCGGTCAGACAATCCTCTCAGTGACGTGGTTGGCACTGACGACACCGACGGCGCCCTGATCTGGACCTATTTCCACTGGGCGGTCCACGGATGGGCCATCTACTGCGTCGTCGCCCTGTGCCTGGCCCTGTCGTTCCACAACCGAGGGTCCTTCATGACGTTCAGGGACGCCGTGACCGACATGTTCCCTGAGCGTGCCCGCAGTGTGGTCGGCGTGGTGGTGGAGACCATCGTCATCCTGGCCACCGTCTTCGGCCTGTCCACATCCTTCGCCTTTGCCGCCATGCAGCTGTCCTCGGGCATCGGCCAGACCTTTGGTACCGTCCCCGGCCCGGCCGTGCGCACCGTCGTGGTCGTCGTCATCGGCCTCCTGGCGGCGCTCAGCGTCTACCTGGGCGTTGAGAAGGGCATGAGGAGGGTCAGCGAGGTCAACTCAGTCCTGAGCATCGTCCTCATGGCTGGGGTCCTCGTCGCAGGGCCGACGGTCTACCTGCTGTCCGTCCTCCCCCAGACGACCGGACAGTACCTGTGGTCCATGTGGTGGATGGGGACGTGGACGGACGCCGCCTCAGCAGCCACCACCCTGGAGTCATGGGACTCCAGCTGGAACGGGACCTGGACAGTGTTCATCTGGTGCTGGTGCTGGGCCTTCTCCACCTTCGTCGGCTCCTTCATCGCACGCATCTCCCGGGGACGGTCGCTGCGCGAGTTCGTTGTCGGGGTCCTGGGCGTCCCCTCCCTGGTCTGCGTCGTGTGGATCGGGCTGCTGGGCGGGGCGGCGCTCTACTACGACGACGCCGGGCAGGGCGCTGTCAGCCGGGCCACGCAGCAGGACACCTCCCTGGGGCTCTTTGTCATGCTCGGAGAGATTCCCCACAGGCCGGTAGCCCTGGCGCTCCTCCTCATCGCCACCACATTGGTGGGGACGTACTACCTCACGTCGCTGGACTCCGGTATCCACGCGCTGAGCGGATTCGTCTCCTCCACGGCGCAGCCCTCGAGGCTGTTCCGGGTGGCGCTGGTGGCAGGGATAGCCGGGATCGCTTTCTTGTTGCTTACCATCGGCGGCGAGACCGTTGTGGGGACTGTCCAGACAGGAACTATTATCGGGGCACTCCCTTATACTGTGGTCGCTTTGCTCATGATGGCCAACACCTTTCGCCACATCTTACGGGAGACGCTTGCCGGGGAGCAGACATAA
- a CDS encoding MFS transporter has product MTEPTTRADTHDKRAQALRKAATASFIGNFIEWFDYASYGYLAVVIGRVFFPESDESVQIMSSFAVFAMSFVLRPVGAVVWGAWGDRRGRRWALSWSILLMSGSTFLIGLLPGYATTGLASAVGLLLLRMVQGFSASGEYAGAGTFLAEYAPTSRRGMYTSLVPASTACGLLAGSLMVSGMFVLLDDAAMSSWGWRLPFLLAGPLGLVGRYIRVHLEDSPVYQSMVEDMTTEDAQTAPGRRGTRWVEPLRELLAHHKRETLITFGVSCLNAVAFYMLLTYMPTYVHEELGFSQDTATMATSVMLVVYIGSIFLMGHLSDSFGRRRMLIAACAAFIVLTVPLFIVMMNASGSLLVIIACQIVFAVILTANDGTLATFLAESFPTSVRYSGFALSFNGANAILGGTTPFIVTWLIRATGSGLAPAVYLTVVSLAALVAIGMSRTLHGSELTQVGGGQS; this is encoded by the coding sequence ATGACTGAGCCCACAACACGTGCCGACACGCACGACAAGCGCGCCCAAGCCTTAAGAAAGGCGGCGACAGCAAGTTTTATCGGTAACTTTATCGAGTGGTTCGACTACGCCTCCTACGGGTACCTGGCCGTCGTGATCGGCAGGGTCTTCTTTCCCGAGAGCGACGAGTCAGTACAGATCATGTCCTCTTTCGCCGTGTTTGCCATGTCCTTCGTGCTGCGGCCAGTCGGCGCAGTGGTGTGGGGGGCGTGGGGCGACCGCAGAGGGCGCAGGTGGGCACTGTCGTGGTCCATCCTCCTGATGTCTGGCTCCACGTTCCTCATCGGCCTGCTTCCCGGCTACGCCACGACCGGCCTCGCCTCGGCGGTGGGCCTGCTCCTGCTGCGCATGGTCCAGGGCTTCTCCGCCTCCGGGGAGTACGCCGGTGCCGGCACCTTCCTCGCGGAGTACGCCCCCACCAGCCGACGCGGGATGTACACCAGCCTGGTCCCGGCCTCGACCGCGTGCGGGCTGCTGGCTGGCTCCCTCATGGTCTCCGGCATGTTCGTGCTCCTCGACGACGCGGCGATGTCCTCCTGGGGATGGCGCCTCCCCTTCCTCCTGGCCGGGCCCCTGGGGCTCGTTGGGCGCTATATCCGTGTGCACCTGGAGGACTCCCCCGTGTACCAGTCCATGGTTGAGGACATGACGACCGAGGACGCGCAGACAGCCCCCGGCCGACGTGGGACACGGTGGGTGGAGCCGCTGCGTGAGCTGCTGGCCCACCACAAGCGCGAGACCCTCATCACCTTCGGCGTCTCCTGCCTCAACGCCGTCGCCTTCTACATGCTGCTGACCTACATGCCCACCTACGTCCACGAGGAGCTGGGCTTCTCCCAGGACACCGCCACGATGGCCACCTCCGTCATGCTCGTCGTCTACATCGGCTCCATCTTCCTCATGGGGCATCTGTCGGACTCCTTCGGGCGCCGCAGGATGCTCATCGCAGCGTGTGCCGCCTTCATCGTGCTCACGGTGCCGCTGTTCATCGTCATGATGAACGCCTCAGGGAGCCTGCTGGTCATCATCGCGTGCCAGATCGTCTTCGCCGTCATCCTCACGGCCAACGACGGGACGCTGGCAACCTTCCTGGCTGAGTCCTTCCCCACCAGCGTGCGCTACTCCGGATTCGCCCTGTCCTTTAACGGCGCCAACGCGATCCTCGGGGGCACGACCCCCTTCATCGTCACCTGGCTCATCAGGGCCACCGGGTCGGGTCTGGCACCAGCGGTCTACCTCACCGTCGTCTCCCTGGCTGCCCTGGTGGCGATCGGCATGTCGCGCACCCTCCACGGATCCGAGCTCACGCAGGTCGGTGGAGGCCAGTCGTAG
- a CDS encoding primosomal protein N' → MDVVGDVAGSAPSQEVQRTGSQGELLSVPRGRSRPVQVPGTGLPVARVLLDSPVPHLDRTFDYSVPDAMREEAVPGTRVVVRFGGQEMRGWVWERADTTTHLGHLAPLRRVVSDLSVLPAASRRLVEAVAARSAGVRSDVVRLALPPRHAATEHLERTSPAPAGYPTWTAPSSDGTWGVYDGGAQFLADLAAGGFPRAGWCALPRREGVSPAWQHCVTVAAQASLAGGRGVLVVVATTGQAEAVADTLGRELPGEPVAILSAEHGTARRYRAFLQVLLGRARVVVGTRSAAFAPVADLGLAVVWDDGDSRLEERHAPYVQARTVLALRSSLEGSGLLLAGYSRSAETQALVDRGWCTELSVPRAVARRAAPLIEVPGAPELEAEGASGTARVPSLAHRALASALREGPVLVQVPRSGYAPVVACLQCREVARCPHCSGPLAMSRGGRTACRWCARPVGRWRCPQCGGTRLRMVSVGSSRTGEELGRAFPQVPVLVSGTREDHGVVGTVGPRPRIVVATPGAEPAADGGYRAVLILDGAVISSRPDLGAAHEALRLWTGAAVLAAPGARVVLLGRPAPAVAQAFLRWDHVGFARRELREREELHLPPAWRAARLDGHERSVEDFLAQAQAQGFETLGPVLLGPVGESAGDGGAGEARALIRCPASRGSELSAMLRHHLRERSVRRREDPVRVELDPTFLW, encoded by the coding sequence ATGGACGTGGTCGGTGACGTGGCCGGGAGCGCGCCCAGCCAGGAGGTGCAGCGGACCGGCTCTCAGGGGGAGCTGCTCAGCGTGCCGCGTGGTCGTAGTCGTCCGGTACAGGTGCCTGGTACCGGGCTTCCTGTGGCCCGGGTGCTTCTGGACTCCCCGGTCCCGCACCTGGACCGGACCTTCGACTACAGCGTCCCTGACGCCATGAGGGAGGAGGCGGTGCCCGGGACGCGGGTCGTGGTCCGCTTCGGTGGCCAGGAGATGCGTGGCTGGGTCTGGGAACGTGCCGATACCACCACGCACCTGGGACACCTGGCACCCCTGCGTCGTGTGGTCTCGGACCTGTCAGTGCTGCCAGCCGCGTCCCGGCGGCTGGTGGAGGCTGTGGCAGCACGGAGCGCCGGGGTGCGCTCCGACGTGGTCCGGCTGGCACTGCCCCCACGGCACGCAGCGACGGAACACCTGGAGCGGACGTCGCCAGCCCCGGCGGGGTACCCAACATGGACGGCGCCGTCGTCCGACGGCACCTGGGGGGTCTACGACGGTGGTGCCCAGTTCCTTGCCGACCTGGCTGCGGGCGGTTTTCCGCGGGCAGGGTGGTGCGCGCTGCCCCGGCGAGAAGGTGTCAGCCCGGCGTGGCAGCACTGTGTGACAGTGGCTGCCCAGGCGAGCCTGGCCGGTGGCAGAGGTGTGCTTGTGGTGGTAGCCACCACGGGGCAGGCGGAGGCTGTCGCCGACACGTTGGGACGCGAGCTCCCGGGGGAGCCGGTTGCGATCCTGTCCGCCGAGCACGGGACCGCGCGGCGGTACCGTGCCTTCCTCCAGGTTCTGCTGGGACGTGCCCGTGTCGTGGTGGGAACCCGTTCGGCGGCGTTCGCTCCTGTGGCTGACCTGGGACTGGCCGTCGTGTGGGACGACGGCGACAGCCGCCTTGAGGAGCGCCACGCCCCCTACGTGCAGGCGCGAACCGTGCTGGCACTACGCTCCTCCCTGGAGGGATCCGGTCTTCTTCTGGCAGGCTACTCACGTTCTGCGGAGACACAGGCCCTGGTTGACCGGGGGTGGTGTACCGAGCTGTCGGTGCCTCGCGCGGTAGCCCGTCGTGCGGCACCCCTGATCGAGGTCCCAGGTGCCCCCGAGCTCGAGGCCGAGGGTGCCTCCGGTACCGCCCGGGTGCCGTCCCTGGCGCACCGTGCCCTGGCCTCGGCACTGAGAGAAGGGCCTGTGCTCGTCCAGGTGCCGCGAAGTGGGTACGCACCGGTGGTCGCCTGTCTGCAGTGCCGTGAGGTCGCCCGCTGCCCTCACTGCTCAGGACCTCTGGCCATGTCGCGCGGGGGGCGCACCGCCTGCCGCTGGTGTGCCCGTCCGGTCGGGCGGTGGCGGTGCCCGCAGTGCGGTGGGACGAGGCTTCGGATGGTCAGCGTCGGCTCCTCCCGTACTGGTGAGGAGCTGGGTCGGGCCTTTCCCCAGGTCCCCGTCCTGGTCTCAGGCACCAGGGAGGACCACGGTGTGGTTGGCACCGTGGGGCCACGGCCGCGGATCGTCGTGGCGACGCCCGGTGCCGAGCCTGCGGCCGACGGTGGCTACCGGGCAGTGCTGATCCTCGATGGCGCGGTCATCTCCAGCCGCCCCGACCTGGGGGCGGCCCACGAGGCGCTCCGCCTGTGGACGGGGGCGGCGGTCCTTGCCGCGCCCGGGGCACGGGTTGTCCTTCTTGGGCGTCCGGCCCCGGCCGTGGCCCAGGCATTCCTGCGGTGGGACCATGTCGGCTTCGCTCGCCGTGAGCTCAGGGAACGTGAGGAGCTCCATCTTCCTCCCGCGTGGAGGGCTGCACGGCTCGACGGGCACGAGCGGTCCGTGGAGGACTTTCTCGCCCAGGCGCAGGCGCAGGGTTTCGAGACCTTGGGACCGGTGCTGCTGGGACCGGTGGGGGAGAGCGCAGGTGACGGCGGGGCGGGGGAGGCCAGGGCGCTTATCCGTTGCCCTGCCTCCAGGGGGTCCGAGCTCTCTGCGATGCTGCGCCACCATCTTCGGGAGAGGTCAGTTCGTCGTCGTGAGGACCCTGTTCGTGTCGAGCTGGACCCGACCTTCCTGTGGTAG
- the metK gene encoding methionine adenosyltransferase produces MKSTVRLFTSESVTEGHPDKVCDRVSDAILDAILEQDPDARVAVETMVTTGLVHVAGEVTTEHAYVEIPEIVRSEISRIGYTSSQVCFDAGSCGVSVSIGQQSPDIAAGVETSLQAREGGNGPADPLDLQGAGDQGLMFGYACDETSVLMPTPIHLAHRMAQRLAEVRKKGIVEGLRPDGKTQVTVGYEADRPVSLETVVVSAQHDQDRTRAWLTDALTTQVVAPVLQEQAEQGLDLAADDTEILVNPSGQFVVGGPAGDAGLTGRKIIVDTYGGMARHGGGAFSGKDPSKVDRSAAYAVRWVAKNVVAAGLARRCEVQVAYAIGSARPVGLYLETFGTQTVPTQRIASAVEEVFDLRPAAIVRDLDLRRPIYASTSAYGHFGRSGFTWERLDRTQELLRAV; encoded by the coding sequence GTGAAGTCAACGGTGCGGCTCTTTACGTCCGAGTCGGTTACAGAAGGTCACCCGGACAAGGTTTGTGACCGCGTCTCGGACGCCATCCTGGACGCCATCCTGGAGCAGGATCCTGATGCCCGGGTGGCGGTGGAGACCATGGTGACGACCGGGCTGGTCCACGTGGCCGGAGAGGTGACCACTGAGCACGCCTACGTGGAGATCCCCGAGATCGTCCGCTCAGAGATCTCCAGGATCGGCTACACCTCCTCCCAGGTGTGCTTCGACGCGGGATCGTGCGGTGTCTCGGTGTCGATCGGTCAGCAGTCCCCGGACATCGCCGCCGGGGTGGAGACCTCCTTGCAGGCGCGTGAGGGCGGCAACGGTCCGGCCGACCCCCTGGACCTCCAGGGCGCGGGGGACCAGGGGCTCATGTTCGGCTACGCCTGTGACGAGACCTCGGTCCTCATGCCCACCCCCATCCACCTTGCCCACCGCATGGCGCAACGACTGGCTGAGGTGCGCAAGAAGGGGATCGTGGAGGGTCTGCGCCCGGACGGCAAGACCCAGGTGACAGTCGGCTACGAGGCAGACCGCCCGGTCAGCCTGGAGACGGTCGTGGTCTCTGCCCAGCACGACCAGGACCGCACCCGAGCCTGGCTCACCGACGCCTTGACCACCCAGGTCGTGGCCCCGGTCCTTCAGGAGCAGGCAGAGCAGGGGCTTGACCTGGCCGCAGACGACACGGAGATTCTGGTCAACCCGTCCGGCCAGTTCGTGGTAGGCGGGCCGGCAGGCGACGCCGGGCTTACCGGCCGCAAGATCATCGTGGACACCTACGGGGGCATGGCCCGTCACGGCGGCGGGGCGTTCTCCGGGAAGGACCCTTCCAAGGTCGACCGCTCGGCTGCCTACGCCGTGCGGTGGGTCGCCAAGAACGTGGTGGCAGCGGGCCTGGCCCGGCGCTGCGAGGTCCAGGTCGCCTACGCCATCGGCTCGGCTCGTCCTGTCGGCCTCTACCTGGAGACCTTCGGCACGCAGACCGTGCCAACGCAGCGTATCGCCTCGGCTGTCGAGGAGGTCTTCGACCTCCGCCCGGCCGCTATCGTGCGTGACCTTGACCTGCGGCGTCCGATCTACGCCTCCACCAGCGCGTACGGCCACTTCGGCCGCTCCGGGTTCACCTGGGAGAGGCTTGACCGTACCCAGGAGCTTCTCCGCGCCGTCTAG
- a CDS encoding bifunctional phosphopantothenoylcysteine decarboxylase/phosphopantothenate synthase — MTGPGARRVVVGVAGSVAAYKAPSVIRGLRQAGYEVRTVATQAALRFIGESALAAVSGGPVSSGLFDDPAAVEHVGVAEWAELVLVAPASADLIARVRAGRADDLLTATILATTAPVVLAPAMHTQMWRNPATSDNVAVLRRRGVQVIEPDSGPLTGGDWGVGRLPEAERVIREAVAALDHTAPSGADVQDSQEPASTSWATPADLAAGTRLVAPSTARSTAPSAALRGRYVLVTAGGTREPLDPVRFLGNRSSGRQGCALAAAASARGAQVTLVQAHVEQAVLDTLPGSVRVLETGTAVEMERVVCQEARDADVVVMAAAVADMRPASVSATKLKKSLPKPEGGKPAGLTTVELVENPDILAGLVSDPPRPGQLLVGFAAETGDSHQDALAHGRAKARRKGAHLMAVNVVGDGLGFGDVPNAVVVLDHRGHEVTRAQGSKTQVAEALVDLVVQRLSASGR; from the coding sequence GTGACAGGACCCGGGGCTCGGCGGGTGGTGGTCGGTGTCGCCGGATCTGTTGCAGCCTACAAGGCGCCGTCTGTGATTCGTGGCCTGAGGCAGGCTGGGTACGAGGTCCGCACGGTGGCCACGCAGGCGGCCCTGAGGTTTATCGGCGAGTCAGCCCTGGCGGCGGTGTCAGGTGGTCCGGTGTCCAGCGGGCTCTTTGACGACCCTGCGGCTGTCGAGCACGTGGGTGTGGCTGAGTGGGCCGAGCTTGTCCTGGTCGCCCCGGCCTCCGCCGACCTCATCGCCCGGGTCCGAGCGGGCAGGGCGGACGACCTGCTCACTGCCACCATCCTGGCCACGACCGCACCGGTGGTCCTGGCTCCGGCCATGCACACGCAGATGTGGCGCAACCCGGCGACGTCGGACAACGTCGCGGTGCTGCGTCGCCGTGGGGTGCAGGTGATCGAGCCGGACTCGGGGCCTCTGACCGGCGGGGACTGGGGAGTCGGCCGTCTGCCGGAGGCTGAGCGCGTGATCCGCGAGGCCGTGGCGGCTCTGGACCACACTGCACCGAGTGGCGCGGACGTCCAGGACTCCCAGGAGCCTGCTAGCACCTCCTGGGCGACGCCAGCCGACCTGGCTGCGGGTACCCGGTTAGTGGCACCGTCGACAGCACGGTCGACAGCACCGTCAGCGGCACTGCGGGGGCGTTACGTACTGGTGACGGCGGGGGGGACACGGGAGCCCCTTGATCCCGTGCGGTTCCTGGGCAACCGCTCCTCGGGCCGCCAGGGCTGTGCCCTGGCGGCGGCTGCATCCGCACGGGGCGCGCAGGTCACCCTGGTCCAGGCCCATGTGGAGCAGGCCGTTCTGGACACGCTGCCGGGCAGCGTACGTGTCCTGGAGACGGGCACTGCTGTCGAGATGGAGCGGGTCGTGTGCCAGGAGGCGCGAGACGCGGACGTCGTGGTCATGGCGGCGGCCGTGGCCGACATGCGTCCTGCCAGCGTCTCGGCGACCAAGCTCAAGAAGAGCCTCCCGAAGCCAGAAGGCGGGAAGCCTGCGGGGCTGACGACGGTGGAGCTTGTCGAGAACCCCGATATCCTGGCTGGCCTGGTCTCTGACCCGCCCCGACCGGGCCAGCTCCTGGTCGGCTTTGCTGCCGAGACCGGTGACAGCCACCAGGACGCTCTTGCCCACGGCAGGGCCAAGGCCCGTCGGAAGGGGGCGCACCTGATGGCGGTCAACGTGGTGGGGGACGGCCTGGGGTTCGGGGACGTCCCTAACGCCGTCGTCGTGCTGGACCACCGGGGGCACGAGGTGACCCGCGCGCAGGGCTCCAAGACCCAGGTTGCTGAGGCCCTGGTTGACCTGGTCGTGCAGCGCCTGTCTGCGAGCGGGCGGTAG
- the rpoZ gene encoding DNA-directed RNA polymerase subunit omega, translating into MLGTSPQPEGITNPPIDDLLDKVDSKYGLVVEAAKRARQINAYTQQLEDNQMEFFGPLVEAELEEKSLGIALREIAEDKLEVIPGDVARARRAEAEEARRAAEADMFADIDLDTPVSLTGAEDPEAGDVTSLEDIQF; encoded by the coding sequence ATGCTCGGAACCTCCCCGCAGCCCGAGGGCATCACCAATCCACCGATTGACGACCTCCTGGACAAGGTCGACTCCAAGTACGGGCTCGTCGTGGAGGCCGCCAAGCGCGCACGCCAGATCAACGCCTACACCCAGCAGTTGGAGGACAACCAGATGGAGTTCTTCGGCCCGCTCGTCGAGGCCGAGCTGGAGGAGAAGTCACTGGGCATCGCCCTGCGGGAGATCGCCGAGGACAAGCTGGAAGTCATCCCCGGGGACGTGGCGCGTGCCCGCCGCGCTGAGGCTGAGGAGGCCCGGCGGGCGGCAGAGGCGGACATGTTTGCCGACATCGACCTGGACACCCCCGTCTCACTGACAGGGGCGGAGGACCCAGAGGCGGGTGACGTCACCAGTCTTGAGGACATTCAGTTCTGA
- the gmk gene encoding guanylate kinase: protein MTDAAAPAPAATLPRSARLTVLAGPTAVGKGTVVAELRRRHPDLFVSVSATTRRPRPGEVDGVHYYFVSEEDFNALVTTGQMLEWAQVHGRFRYGTPRGPVEEQLRAGRPALLEIDLAGARQVRVAMPQARLVFLLPPSWEELMSRLTRRGTEDRREQERRLLTARTEMDAAGEFDYTVVNDTVSRATSELEALMGLGE from the coding sequence ATGACTGATGCTGCCGCCCCGGCGCCTGCTGCCACCTTACCGAGGTCGGCCCGCCTGACCGTCCTGGCCGGGCCGACTGCGGTCGGCAAGGGGACTGTCGTGGCTGAGCTGCGTCGTCGTCATCCTGATCTCTTCGTGTCGGTCTCGGCGACGACACGTCGTCCTCGTCCTGGTGAGGTGGACGGCGTGCACTATTACTTCGTGTCCGAGGAGGACTTCAATGCCCTGGTCACCACAGGGCAGATGCTGGAGTGGGCGCAGGTCCACGGGCGCTTCCGGTACGGGACTCCCCGGGGGCCGGTCGAGGAGCAGCTGAGGGCCGGGCGTCCCGCCCTGCTGGAGATCGACCTGGCGGGTGCCCGTCAGGTCCGGGTCGCGATGCCTCAGGCCCGGCTTGTCTTCCTGCTGCCGCCCAGCTGGGAGGAGCTCATGAGCAGGCTGACCCGACGCGGCACCGAGGACCGTCGGGAGCAGGAGCGCCGCCTGCTGACAGCCCGTACGGAGATGGACGCCGCAGGGGAGTTCGACTACACGGTCGTCAACGACACCGTGTCACGTGCCACGAGCGAGCTGGAGGCCCTCATGGGCCTGGGAGAGTAG
- the mihF gene encoding integration host factor, actinobacterial type, with the protein MAFPELTPEQRAAALEKAAAARLRRAEVKSVLKSGRLSLSRFLADAQDDKALGRMKVRTLLLSLPRVGETTADTVLEEVGIAPTRRVRGLGSQQRAELIRRFG; encoded by the coding sequence ATGGCGTTTCCGGAGCTGACCCCGGAGCAGAGGGCTGCCGCCCTGGAGAAGGCCGCAGCGGCGCGACTACGACGCGCCGAGGTCAAGTCAGTGCTCAAGAGCGGCAGGCTGAGTCTGTCGCGCTTCCTGGCGGACGCCCAGGATGACAAGGCCCTGGGACGGATGAAGGTCAGGACACTGTTGCTGTCCTTGCCACGTGTGGGGGAGACGACGGCCGACACCGTTCTGGAGGAGGTCGGTATCGCCCCGACGAGGCGGGTGCGTGGTCTGGGCTCTCAGCAGCGTGCCGAGTTGATCAGACGCTTTGGCTGA
- the pyrF gene encoding orotidine-5'-phosphate decarboxylase, which produces MSAAGRDPRRRPARPPFGVRLAQAMAERGPVCVGIDPHPGLLEAWGLADSPVGLRDFSLRVVEAVSGRVAAVKPQAAFFERHGSAGVAVLEEVLQALRDAGTLSILDVKRGDIGSTMGAYAQAYLDEDAPAAADAITVSPYLGYGSLAPALDLASATGRGVFVLALTSNPEGAEVQHARSSDARSVAAGVVEAVARSNAAADKAGYLGSVGLVVGATTGGAVRDLGIDLASANAALLAPGVGAQGAGAAELRSVFGRVRRRVLASTSRAVLQAGPQVSGLRRAAGQTREAVAAALAC; this is translated from the coding sequence ATGAGCGCAGCAGGTCGTGATCCGCGTCGCCGTCCCGCACGTCCGCCCTTCGGGGTCAGGCTGGCCCAGGCCATGGCAGAGCGCGGCCCCGTGTGCGTGGGTATCGACCCGCACCCAGGCCTCCTGGAGGCCTGGGGGCTGGCGGACTCCCCTGTCGGCCTGCGCGACTTCTCCCTGCGGGTGGTGGAGGCCGTCTCCGGCCGCGTGGCTGCCGTCAAGCCGCAGGCTGCCTTCTTTGAGCGCCACGGCTCTGCGGGGGTGGCGGTGCTGGAGGAGGTCCTGCAAGCGCTGAGGGACGCCGGGACCTTGTCCATCCTTGATGTCAAGCGGGGCGACATCGGCTCCACGATGGGGGCCTACGCCCAGGCCTACCTGGATGAGGACGCCCCTGCTGCGGCTGACGCGATCACAGTCTCGCCCTATCTGGGCTACGGATCGCTCGCCCCGGCGCTGGACCTTGCCTCCGCCACGGGCAGGGGAGTGTTTGTGCTGGCACTGACCTCCAACCCGGAGGGAGCTGAGGTCCAGCACGCGCGCAGCAGCGACGCGCGCTCAGTGGCGGCGGGTGTCGTCGAGGCTGTGGCCCGGTCGAACGCTGCCGCTGACAAGGCGGGCTACCTGGGCAGTGTCGGCCTGGTGGTGGGGGCCACGACCGGTGGCGCCGTGCGGGACCTGGGGATTGACCTGGCCTCAGCCAACGCGGCACTGCTAGCCCCCGGCGTAGGGGCTCAGGGAGCGGGGGCCGCAGAGCTGCGGAGCGTCTTCGGCAGGGTGCGGCGCCGGGTCCTGGCCTCGACGTCGCGCGCAGTCCTGCAGGCGGGGCCTCAGGTGTCCGGGCTGCGACGGGCGGCGGGGCAGACCCGTGAGGCAGTCGCTGCCGCGCTGGCCTGCTGA